The segment TACTGAAATACCAATCACGCTAGCAGGTTTTTTAGCCCAAGCACTTTGACCATAAGGACGAGAAGCATGATCGATGGCATTTTTAAGTACGCCTGGGATTGAGCGGTTGTATTCAGGTGTACAAAAGAGTAGGCCATTTGCTGATGCGATCTCTGATTTTAGTCTTTTAACGGACTCGGGGGGATTATTATCATTATCTTGGTTGTAGAGCGGTAAATCGTCTATCTTTAGTTGTTTAAATGAAAAATTTGCAGGCGCTAATTTAGCGAGTGCTTTTGCCAACTGAGCATTGAATGAGTCGCGGCGAATGCTGCCAACGATAACAGCAATTTGATATTGAGTCATGGTAATCTCCAAAATATAATACTATGGTCTTTGCACGCTTAAATGGGTAATCAGAATGAAATTTTTAAAATCCTGTGCACAATCTGTTTTTTTATTTAGCCTATGTTTATTCTTTAACATAAATGTAAGCAATGCTTCTAGTATAAACAAAGAAGGCAAAGATTTTTTCTCTGTAATTGTAGCAGAGGTTTTTGCAGCGCCTCAAGCAGTAAAGGTGACAACCGATCAGAATTATTTTACCTATGAAATTCAATTAACCAATACATATAAAAATAATATTGTATTAAAGAAATTATCGGTAGTGAATACAGATGATGTTGCAATTGTATATCGAGATTATTCTGATATTAAAGGACAAAATCAACGAGTGGGGGATCATGAGGCGGTTGATACACTTGCTCCTGGTCAATCCAGTATATTCTGGGTAAGTTTTTTCTTAGCAGATTCACTCCAAATACCTACATCGATTTCTCATCTTATTGAATATGAGGCAGATGCGAAAGTTGAGCAAATACGCATTGCTCAAACGCCTATCAATCCTGCAAAGCCAGTTGTGATTTCAGCGCCTTTAGAGGGGAAAAACTGGTTAGCGATTAATGGTTGGCATCGAAGAGCAATGATGCCCATTAATGGTAAATTATTTTTAGCGCAGCGTTATGCACTAGATTATATACAGTTGGATGATAATCATAAATTATTTCAAAGCATGCCTTTAGAGAATGCAAAATATTTTGGTTACAATCAACCTATTTTAGCAGTTGCAGATGGTCTAGTGATTGAGGCTGTTGATGAATTTTCTGATCAAGTGCCTGGGAAATTTCCTACGGATATTACTTTGCAAACTGTGAATGGTAATTATGTTTTGCTGGATATTGGTGGTGGGAACTATGCTTATTATGCGCATATTAAACCGGGCAGTGTAGAGGTCAAGAAGGGACAAACACTCAAAAAAGGGCAAGTGATCGGCAAGGTTGGCAACACAGGCAACTCCTCTGCACCACATTTACATTTTCATATTATTGATTCGACTTCACCTTTAGGATCAAATGGCGTTCCTTTTGTGTTTGAAAATTTAACAGTGATAGGTCATGCAAAAGATGTTGAGAGTGTAGAACAATCTGAAGCAACAGGTGTGGTTGCAGATATGACAATACACGAAGCTAAGCAACTTAAAAATGTTTATCCTCTGAATTTAGATCTCATTCATTATTAACCCCCTAAATTATCTTGCACTGCAAATATAGTGGTGCAAGCCCCATCTTATAGACATTTAAGATAAAAATTTACATAACATAATGATTATTATTATTTTTTATTTATGGCTGTCCCATAAGTTTCTGTGGGTGTCCCATATATTTGAAGCCAGTTAGCTGCTTTGTCCTTTTTACTCTACCCTTTGTCTATCGTTTTTTGAAAGGCTTGACAGTGGCTTCTTCTCTGAGTTATAAAACAGATATTGTTCTATTGTATTAACACATTGTTACAAAAAAAGAGAGAGAAAATGAAGGCACGACATACGCATGCCCACGGGGCAGAAAATGAAGAATCTGAGCATCGATTGTATGAGGCAATTTTAGCGCTTCGTAATCCCGAAGAAGCTAAGAAATTTTTTGAGGACTTATGTACTCCAACTGAACGTTTAGCGATGGCAGATCGTTGGCGTGTGGTTGAACCTATTCAACAAGGCATTCCCTATCGAAGCATTGCTGAAGATACAGGGGTAAGTGTAACCACGATTGGTCGTGTTGCACGGTGTCTGATGTTAGGACAAGGTGGGTACAACCTCATTTATAAGAGAATAAAGAGGAAAAACCATGTCAAATCTAAGACTAAAAATAGCACTGCAGAAAAAAGGCCGCCTGAGTGATGACTCCATAGAATTATTACGTCGTTGTGGCTTAAAATTATTATCTTCTAAATCTTCTCTCTTCTACTCTGCTGAAAATTATCCTATAGACTTATTACTGGTTCGAGATGATGACATTCCTACGTTGATTCAAGATGGCATTTGTGATCTTGGGATTGTGGGCGACAATGTTCTCAAAGAGAAAACACAAGTAAATTTAGAATTTTCATCTTGTTTTCAGACAATCATGCCTTTAAATTTTGGTCGTTGCCGGCTATCAATTGCAGTACCAAAAGATCAAGAATATCAGACTATCGACTTCTTACAGAATAAGAGAATTGCCACCAGCTATCCAATTTTACTACAACAATTCTTAAAACAAGAAAATATTACAGCACAAATCGTTTCTATTTCTGGTTCAGTAGAGATTGCACCCGGGTTAAATATGGCAGATGCTATTTTTGATTTGGTATCAACTGGCAGAACCTTAGCAGAAAATAATTTGAAAGAATTGTATGTTGTCTTAGAAAGCCAGGCTGTATTTTTTAAATCAACAAGTGAATTTAATTCAGAAAAAAAGAAAATATATGATGTACTCTTAAAAAGAATACAAAGTGTTATTAAAGCGCAAGAAAGCAAATATATTCTCTTTCATGCACCACGAGATGCTATTTCAAAAATCAGGGAAATATTACCCGGTTGTGAATCACCAACCATTTTACCGCTTGAAGGAAGCGAAGATAAAGTAGCGGTTCACGTTGTATCCCGTGAAAGTGTTTTTTGGAACACTTTAGAAAAATTACAAACAGTAGGCGCAAGTGCAATATTGGTGCTACCTGTTGAAAAAATGATGGCTTAAGATCTATAACTAAGGTGTTTGATATGAAAACGATTGAATGGAAACTATTATCTAATAGTGATAAAGAAAAAATTATAAATAGAAATCAGTGTGCTCAAAGAGATGATATCCTTGAGAAAACACAACAGATTATTGAGGCAGTAAAGCAAGAAGGAGATGCTGCCTTACTGCGGTTAACAGAAAAATTTGACCAAGTTGTTTTGCAAGAATTAAAAGTATCTGAGACAGAATTTAAATTAGCACAAACTAAGGTGGATAGTGCCGAATTAAAAGCGATCAAAGTAGCCATTGAACGGATCAAGGCATACAACATTCGACAACTGCCAGAAGCTTATGTTTATGAAGAAGAGGGGATTCGTTGCGAACGTCAAGCAAGACCAATCCAATCTGTTGGCTTATATGTGCCAGGAGGGACTGCGCCTTTAATCTCCACGGTGATGATGCTTGCCATTCCTGCTTTGGTTGCAGGCTGTAAAAGGAGAATATTGTGCACACCGCCTGATTTAAATGGCAATATTTCACCAGTGTTATTAATTGCAGCAAAAATATGTGGCATTGATGAGATTTTTAAAGTTGGAGGTGCTCAAGCTATTGCGGCAATGGCATATGGCACTATGACTGTGCCCAAAGTAGATAAAATTTTTGGTCCAGGTAATGCTTGGGTAACACAAGCAAAAATATTATGTGCAATACAAGCGCAAGTGAGTATAGATTTGCCTGCGGGACCCTCTGAGCTTTTTGTTATAGCAGATAAAAGCGCCAATCCCGTTTTTGTGGCGGCAGATCTTCTATCGCAAGCTGAGCATGATATTCTTTCTCAAGTCGTATTGGCGACACCTGATAAATTACTTGCTGAAACTGTATTAAAAGAGATCAAAATACAATTAGAGAAATTGCCAAGAAAAAATATTGCAGAAAAATCTATTGAAAACAGTTTAATTATTATTGTAGATGATATTAAAGAAGCAATAGAAATCAGTAATGGTTATGCGCCTGAACACTTGAGTTTGCAACTAAAAAACACTTTTGACTATCAATCGATGATTGAATCTGCGGGTACGGTATTTTTAGGCAATAATACAGCAGAAAGTATGGGAGATTATATTACTGGTGCAAATCACGTGCTACCCACTTCAGGTTATGCACGTAGTCAAAGTGGATTATCTGTATTAGATTTTATGAAATGGGTAGGGTTTCAAGAGGTAAGTGATGCTGGATTAAAAAAACTAGGCCCTATTGCACAACAACTTGCTGAAATGGAAGGCTTAAATGGTCACAAAAATGCAATTAGTTACCGATTAAGTGAGTTTGAAAATGTTTGATATTAAATCAATGATGAGACCCGAGTTATTAGCGGCAAAAGAGTATTTATATGCTCGGCCAGAAGATAGTTTATGGTTGGATTGTAATGAATCACCGTGGGATTCTGCGGTGAATCGTTATCCTCAGCCTCCCTCAGAGAAATTGTTATCGACACTTTGTACATATTATAAAGTGGATAACACGCAATTACTATTAACACGTGGTAGTGATGAGGGAATAGATATTTTATTGAGATTACTCTGTAGACCTTATCAAGATAATATTATTATTTCTTCTCCGACCTTTGCTATGTATGCAGTATATGCAAAATTACAAGGTGCAGGGATAATAGATATACCCTTAATGCAGGAACAAAATTTTAAACTTAATTTTCAGGGTATCTTAGATGCGGTAACACCTAACACAAAAATCATTTTCTTATGCTCTCCTAATAATCCTACAGGTAGTTTGATATCCATAGAAGAAATGAGTAAGTTGTGTGCTGCAGTGGAACAGCAAACTTTGGTCGTGGTTGATGAAGCATATCTTGAGTTCACAACACAAAAAAGCATGAGTACATTGCTTAGCAAATATTCTAATTTGGTTGTTTTGCGAACACTGTCAAAAGCATTGGGTATGGCGGGATTGCGCATGGGCATTGTTATTGCGAATGCAGCTATTATCAACTGTTTGAAAACGATATTGTCTCCTTATTTATTTCCCTCTTTAGTGCTTGAATATGCAGAGTCAGTCATAACGACAAATAAGCTAGCGATTGTCTCTGATGAAATCAATTATGTTTTACGTGAACGTGATATGTTGAAGCAACAACTTCAGTCATTGCCAATGGTGAAAAAAATATGGGAAAGCCATGCAAACGCTCTTTTTATGCAGGTTGAGGATGCTGAACGTATTTATGAACAGTGTAAGAAAAATAAAATACTCATTCGTTCTTTTGCGCAGCATTCATTATTAAAAAACTGTCTTCGTGTAAGTATTGGATTAGCAGAACAAAATCAGAAGTTTTTGGATATATTGCAGCAGTTGAGTGATGAAAAATGAAACAGAAAAAAATACTCTTTATTGACAGAGATGGCACTCTTATCAAAGAGCCTCAGGATTATCAAGTCGATTGTATCGATAAACTTGATTTTATGCCAAATGTAATCTCATCATTACAACGTTTGTCACAAGCAGGATTTTTATTGGTATTGGTTTCCAATCAAGATGGATTAGGAAGTGCAAGTTTTCCGATGGAAAATTTTGAGTGTGTGCAAACCCTGATGCTGCGTGTATTTAGCTCACAAAACATTTATTTTGCAGATATTAAAATTTGTCCTCACTTTGCAAAGGATGGTTGTTCATGCCGTAAACCTCAAGTGGGTTTATTAATGGATTATCTGGTGAATCAAATAATAGATCGTGAAAATTCCTATGTGATTGGTGATCGAAATACTGATCTTGAGTTAGCACAAAACATGGGTATTAATGGTATTCAAATAGGTTCAGAGAAATATCCAGATTGGCTGGAAATAGCAAATTTCATTATTAATAAACCTCGTCAAGCAGTGGTACAGCGTAAAAGCAATGAAACTGAGATAAAGATAAGAATTTTGCTTGATGCGAATAAAGAGCGAATCATACAAACAGGATTGCCTTTTTTTGATCACATGTTGGAGCAATTGGCACAGCATGGTGATTTTGGCATCAATGCTTCTGTTAAAGGAGATATTCAGGTAGATGAGCATCATACAGTAGAAGACACTGCATTAGTGCTTGGGCAAGCCTTAAAGCAAGCTTTGGGTGATAAATATGGCATTGGGCGCTATGGTTTTGTTTTGCCGATGGACGAAGCACAATCACAAGTATCTATTGATATCTGTGGTAGACCCTATTTTGTCTTTGATGGAAAATTTAATCGGGAGACAGTTGGAGATTTTGCAACTGAATTGGTACCGCATTTTTTTCAATCTTTATCGCAATCATTAGGTGCGGCAATTCACATCAATGTACGTGGTGACAATGCGCATCACATGGTGGAATCAATTTTTAAAAGTGTAGGACGCTGTTTGCGGCAGGCCATTACTCGTAGCAGCGCTGGTATTCCAAGCACTAAGGGGATTTTATGATCGCTATTGTGAAAGATTGTGGTACAAATGTCGCTTCTCTTGTCTATGCTTTAGAGAGAATTGGCAAAACAGCTATTGTTACAAATGATGCTGAGATCATTGAAACTGCTTCGCATGTTATTTTGCCAGGCGTGAGTAGTGCAACTCGTGCAATGGCAAAACTAAAAGAAAATAATTTGACTGAGATCATTAAAAATTTAAAGCAGCCTGTTTTGGGTATTTGTTCTGGCATGCAAATATTATTTTCTCAGAGTGAAGAAGGTATGACTGCTACTTTAGATATTATCCCTGGCCAGGTAAAAAAACTGATGAGCACTCAGCAATGTGTATTGCCACACATGGGATGGAATCGCGTGTGCGAAATAAAGAAAAATGAGCCTTTGTTTGAAGATGTGCCTGATGATAGTTATGTCTATTATGTGCATAGTTTTGCCGTTGCATGTTTGCCGCAAACCATTGCTCAATCAAGCTATGCGGAGATTTTTTCGGCTGCGGTTCTGCATAAAAATTTTTATGGCGTGCAATTTCATCCAGAACGCTCTGGAAAGATTGGTGAAAATATACTAAATAATTTTGTGAATTTGTAAATAAGGCATTGAGCTATGAATTGTATCCCTGCTATTGATTTAAAAGATGGGAAATGTGTTAGGCTATATCAAGGTGATTTTCAGAAAACAACAGAATATGAGTGTGATGTCATAGAATTATGCAAAAAATATGAGTCACAAGGTGCAAAAGAATTGCATGTGGTAGATTTGTCAGGCGCAAAATCTGGCAAGAGTTTGCAAAAAGAATGGGTGAATGAAATTTTACAAAATACTACCTTAGAGATGCAAGTAGGAGGGGGGATTCGTTCACGTGAAGATCTTATTTATTATTTTAATAGCGGTGTAAAACGTGTTGTTATTGGTAGTTTAGCCGTTTCAGATACAAAGACAGTTATTACTTGGATCAAAGAATTTGGTGCTGATCGCATTACGATAGCATTGGATGTGCAGTTAAACAGTGATAACGCGCCCATTATCATGACACAGGGTTGGCAATCGTCCTCTGCGCTTTGCGCATGGGATTTATTAGAGCAGTTTAACCGTTCTGGTTTGAAGCATGTATTATGCACAGATATTGCTCGCGATGGCACTTTGGCTGGCCCTAATAAAGCATTATACAAAACTGCATTGTTGAAATTCCCTGAACTGTCGTGGCAAGCTTCAGGTGGTGTGCAGACATTACAAGATCTTGAGCAATTACGTCTATTAGGTCTGAATTCGGTCGTTATTGGTAAGGCATTATTTGAAAATAAATTTTCTTTATCTGAGGCACTTGAACAATGTCAAATTTAGCAAAAAGAATTATCCCTTGTTTAGATGTAAAAGAAGAGAAGGTCGTAAAAGGAATACGTTTTCGTAATCACCGTATTGTGGGAGATATTGTTGAGCTTGCGCAGTTTTACGTTGATCAAGGTGCTGATGAATTGGTTTTCTATGATATCAGCGCCAGTGCACAAGGAAAAACAGTTGATAAAAAATGGGTAAAGAGGGTTGCGCAGATTGTTAATATCCCCTTTTGTGTTGCGGGTGGAATACGTTCAGTGCAAGCGGCAGAATATGTTTTAAATCAAGGTGCGGATAAAATTTCTGTAAATAGCCCTGCTTTAGAAAATCCATCACTGATTAATGAGTTGGTTACCGCTTTTGGCAGTCAATGTATCGTAGTTGGTATTGATAGCATGCAGATAGATAATGACTATCGAGTCTGCCAATACACAGGATCTGAAAAAAAAACACAAATTACACAACGTTTAACCAAAGATTGGGTACGTGAAGTGCAAGAAAGAGGCGCGGGAGAAATTGTACTAAATACTATGGATCAAGATGGCTGCAAAAAAGGCTATGATATCAAGCAATTGCAGCTTATCCGCTCTTATACACACGTTCCTCTGATTGCTTCAGGTGGTGCAGGCACGGAATCAGATTTTTTAGATGTTTTTAGACAAGCGAAAGTAAATGGTGCATTGGCAGCAAGTGTATTCCATGAAAGGCAAATGAGTATTGGGGCGCTTAAAAATTATTTAGTTGATCAAGGGCTTATTTTTAGAATTTAAGTGAGAAGATAATGAATAACATAAATATATCCAAAGCAGATGATTTTTCGGTTAGGCGTCAAGAGAGCGAATCCTCAGGAGTGCACAAAAAGTGCATGACTGGGGTGAGCGAACACAGGCAACAACACCGAAAATTCATCTGCGAAGGATATACGCTGAATATAGAGCAGATTGATGCCCTCGCCTGGGAAAAGATGAATGGATTATTACCAGCTATTGTGCAAGATGTAAATTCAATGCAAATCCTAATGATGGGGTATATGAATAAAGCTGCTTTAGTGCAGACAATTGAAACAGCTAAAGTAACATTTTATAGTCGATCTAAAAATCGGCTATGGGTTAAGGGAGAAACCTCTGGTAATGATTTGGCATTATGTTCAATTACCACAGATTGTGATAATGATACTTTATTGGTGTTGGCCAAGGCCAATGGACCTACCTGTCACGAGGGCACGCCTTCTTGTTTTGACAATATGCCAGTTACAAATGTTCAGACTGCGGATATGAATATAATCAATCGCTTGGAAGCGATTATTTTAGATCGTCAGCAAAATCAAGATGAGAAAAGCTATGTAAGTACTTTACTGTCTGAGGGGCTGTCACGTGTTGCTCAAAAAGTAGGAGAGGAGGCGGTTGAAGTTATGATTGAGGCCATGAAAGAGAAGAGTACTTCTTTTTCTGAAGAAGTTGCAGATTTAGTGTTTCACTTATTAGTATTAATGCGTTTAAAAGGCGTCGTATTTGCAGATATTTTGCAAATACTTAAAAAGCGT is part of the Candidatus Berkiella cookevillensis genome and harbors:
- the hisF gene encoding imidazole glycerol phosphate synthase subunit HisF; this encodes MSNLAKRIIPCLDVKEEKVVKGIRFRNHRIVGDIVELAQFYVDQGADELVFYDISASAQGKTVDKKWVKRVAQIVNIPFCVAGGIRSVQAAEYVLNQGADKISVNSPALENPSLINELVTAFGSQCIVVGIDSMQIDNDYRVCQYTGSEKKTQITQRLTKDWVREVQERGAGEIVLNTMDQDGCKKGYDIKQLQLIRSYTHVPLIASGGAGTESDFLDVFRQAKVNGALAASVFHERQMSIGALKNYLVDQGLIFRI
- the hisC gene encoding histidinol-phosphate transaminase; amino-acid sequence: MFDIKSMMRPELLAAKEYLYARPEDSLWLDCNESPWDSAVNRYPQPPSEKLLSTLCTYYKVDNTQLLLTRGSDEGIDILLRLLCRPYQDNIIISSPTFAMYAVYAKLQGAGIIDIPLMQEQNFKLNFQGILDAVTPNTKIIFLCSPNNPTGSLISIEEMSKLCAAVEQQTLVVVDEAYLEFTTQKSMSTLLSKYSNLVVLRTLSKALGMAGLRMGIVIANAAIINCLKTILSPYLFPSLVLEYAESVITTNKLAIVSDEINYVLRERDMLKQQLQSLPMVKKIWESHANALFMQVEDAERIYEQCKKNKILIRSFAQHSLLKNCLRVSIGLAEQNQKFLDILQQLSDEK
- the hisIE gene encoding bifunctional phosphoribosyl-AMP cyclohydrolase/phosphoribosyl-ATP diphosphatase HisIE; this translates as MNNINISKADDFSVRRQESESSGVHKKCMTGVSEHRQQHRKFICEGYTLNIEQIDALAWEKMNGLLPAIVQDVNSMQILMMGYMNKAALVQTIETAKVTFYSRSKNRLWVKGETSGNDLALCSITTDCDNDTLLVLAKANGPTCHEGTPSCFDNMPVTNVQTADMNIINRLEAIILDRQQNQDEKSYVSTLLSEGLSRVAQKVGEEAVEVMIEAMKEKSTSFSEEVADLVFHLLVLMRLKGVVFADILQILKKRNALKLMRIE
- the hisH gene encoding imidazole glycerol phosphate synthase subunit HisH; the protein is MIAIVKDCGTNVASLVYALERIGKTAIVTNDAEIIETASHVILPGVSSATRAMAKLKENNLTEIIKNLKQPVLGICSGMQILFSQSEEGMTATLDIIPGQVKKLMSTQQCVLPHMGWNRVCEIKKNEPLFEDVPDDSYVYYVHSFAVACLPQTIAQSSYAEIFSAAVLHKNFYGVQFHPERSGKIGENILNNFVNL
- the hisA gene encoding 1-(5-phosphoribosyl)-5-[(5-phosphoribosylamino)methylideneamino]imidazole-4-carboxamide isomerase, whose product is MNCIPAIDLKDGKCVRLYQGDFQKTTEYECDVIELCKKYESQGAKELHVVDLSGAKSGKSLQKEWVNEILQNTTLEMQVGGGIRSREDLIYYFNSGVKRVVIGSLAVSDTKTVITWIKEFGADRITIALDVQLNSDNAPIIMTQGWQSSSALCAWDLLEQFNRSGLKHVLCTDIARDGTLAGPNKALYKTALLKFPELSWQASGGVQTLQDLEQLRLLGLNSVVIGKALFENKFSLSEALEQCQI
- the hisB gene encoding bifunctional histidinol-phosphatase/imidazoleglycerol-phosphate dehydratase HisB, with amino-acid sequence MKQKKILFIDRDGTLIKEPQDYQVDCIDKLDFMPNVISSLQRLSQAGFLLVLVSNQDGLGSASFPMENFECVQTLMLRVFSSQNIYFADIKICPHFAKDGCSCRKPQVGLLMDYLVNQIIDRENSYVIGDRNTDLELAQNMGINGIQIGSEKYPDWLEIANFIINKPRQAVVQRKSNETEIKIRILLDANKERIIQTGLPFFDHMLEQLAQHGDFGINASVKGDIQVDEHHTVEDTALVLGQALKQALGDKYGIGRYGFVLPMDEAQSQVSIDICGRPYFVFDGKFNRETVGDFATELVPHFFQSLSQSLGAAIHINVRGDNAHHMVESIFKSVGRCLRQAITRSSAGIPSTKGIL
- the hisG gene encoding ATP phosphoribosyltransferase produces the protein MSNLRLKIALQKKGRLSDDSIELLRRCGLKLLSSKSSLFYSAENYPIDLLLVRDDDIPTLIQDGICDLGIVGDNVLKEKTQVNLEFSSCFQTIMPLNFGRCRLSIAVPKDQEYQTIDFLQNKRIATSYPILLQQFLKQENITAQIVSISGSVEIAPGLNMADAIFDLVSTGRTLAENNLKELYVVLESQAVFFKSTSEFNSEKKKIYDVLLKRIQSVIKAQESKYILFHAPRDAISKIREILPGCESPTILPLEGSEDKVAVHVVSRESVFWNTLEKLQTVGASAILVLPVEKMMA
- a CDS encoding M23 family metallopeptidase: MKFLKSCAQSVFLFSLCLFFNINVSNASSINKEGKDFFSVIVAEVFAAPQAVKVTTDQNYFTYEIQLTNTYKNNIVLKKLSVVNTDDVAIVYRDYSDIKGQNQRVGDHEAVDTLAPGQSSIFWVSFFLADSLQIPTSISHLIEYEADAKVEQIRIAQTPINPAKPVVISAPLEGKNWLAINGWHRRAMMPINGKLFLAQRYALDYIQLDDNHKLFQSMPLENAKYFGYNQPILAVADGLVIEAVDEFSDQVPGKFPTDITLQTVNGNYVLLDIGGGNYAYYAHIKPGSVEVKKGQTLKKGQVIGKVGNTGNSSAPHLHFHIIDSTSPLGSNGVPFVFENLTVIGHAKDVESVEQSEATGVVADMTIHEAKQLKNVYPLNLDLIHY
- a CDS encoding YerC/YecD family TrpR-related protein, coding for MKARHTHAHGAENEESEHRLYEAILALRNPEEAKKFFEDLCTPTERLAMADRWRVVEPIQQGIPYRSIAEDTGVSVTTIGRVARCLMLGQGGYNLIYKRIKRKNHVKSKTKNSTAEKRPPE
- the hisD gene encoding histidinol dehydrogenase; this translates as MKTIEWKLLSNSDKEKIINRNQCAQRDDILEKTQQIIEAVKQEGDAALLRLTEKFDQVVLQELKVSETEFKLAQTKVDSAELKAIKVAIERIKAYNIRQLPEAYVYEEEGIRCERQARPIQSVGLYVPGGTAPLISTVMMLAIPALVAGCKRRILCTPPDLNGNISPVLLIAAKICGIDEIFKVGGAQAIAAMAYGTMTVPKVDKIFGPGNAWVTQAKILCAIQAQVSIDLPAGPSELFVIADKSANPVFVAADLLSQAEHDILSQVVLATPDKLLAETVLKEIKIQLEKLPRKNIAEKSIENSLIIIVDDIKEAIEISNGYAPEHLSLQLKNTFDYQSMIESAGTVFLGNNTAESMGDYITGANHVLPTSGYARSQSGLSVLDFMKWVGFQEVSDAGLKKLGPIAQQLAEMEGLNGHKNAISYRLSEFENV
- a CDS encoding NADPH-dependent FMN reductase yields the protein MTQYQIAVIVGSIRRDSFNAQLAKALAKLAPANFSFKQLKIDDLPLYNQDNDNNPPESVKRLKSEIASANGLLFCTPEYNRSIPGVLKNAIDHASRPYGQSAWAKKPASVIGISVGAVGTALAQQHLRNILSYLDVPTLNQPEVFLQIKDGFFDANGNIGEGSKEFLQSWMDLFVDWIKKHNS